In the genome of Phycisphaerae bacterium RAS1, one region contains:
- the kanE_5 gene encoding Alpha-D-kanosaminyltransferase, producing the protein MAVVLYITRSYTTHDRRFVAALADGGHEVYYQPCECSAIVYEPRPLPDDVRLLRPLSRRPLAFNSTDVGAPLRRLHRVIETLQPDIVHAGPVPLGGFLAALTEFHPLIVMAWGSDVLIDALRDDVSRKIAWHALSRADFVIVDCRAVAQAVRELAGIPARRILTFPWGVDLAACTPALERPDFRAALGWSDNPVVVYARSWEPIHAPLDFIDAVAQVARQRGDVRALMLGDGPLAPDVRRAIAAHNLGEIINCPGRVSSLLLPPLMGDCNLYVSTSACDGSSITLLEAMAMGLPAIVPDVGGNREWVSQGVNGWRYPPGDVDTLARTLLAALSSEQLSEIAGENFALAHSRADWRLHAQTLLDAYERILQEEAKGGFQPHAIQRTAHRQPAHRPRSADVLYR; encoded by the coding sequence ATGGCCGTTGTTCTCTACATCACGCGCAGCTACACCACGCACGACCGCCGCTTTGTCGCCGCGCTCGCGGACGGCGGACACGAAGTCTACTACCAGCCGTGCGAATGCAGCGCCATTGTCTACGAGCCGCGACCGCTGCCCGATGACGTGCGGCTGCTGCGTCCGCTCAGCCGCCGGCCGCTCGCCTTCAATTCCACGGACGTGGGCGCGCCGCTGCGCCGCCTGCACCGCGTGATCGAGACGTTGCAACCCGACATCGTGCACGCCGGCCCGGTCCCACTCGGCGGTTTTCTGGCCGCGCTGACAGAGTTCCACCCATTGATCGTGATGGCGTGGGGGTCGGACGTGCTGATCGACGCGCTTCGCGACGACGTCAGCCGCAAGATCGCCTGGCATGCGCTCTCGCGCGCCGACTTCGTTATCGTCGATTGCCGGGCCGTGGCGCAGGCCGTCCGCGAACTGGCCGGCATCCCCGCCCGCCGCATTCTGACGTTTCCCTGGGGCGTCGACCTGGCCGCGTGCACGCCGGCGCTCGAGCGGCCCGACTTTCGCGCCGCCCTGGGCTGGAGCGACAACCCCGTCGTCGTGTACGCCCGTTCCTGGGAGCCGATCCACGCCCCGCTCGATTTTATTGACGCCGTCGCACAGGTTGCTCGGCAGCGCGGCGACGTGCGGGCGCTGATGCTCGGCGACGGACCGCTCGCGCCCGACGTTCGGCGGGCGATCGCTGCTCACAATCTGGGCGAGATCATCAACTGCCCCGGCCGCGTGTCCAGCCTGCTCCTGCCGCCGCTCATGGGCGACTGCAACCTGTATGTCAGCACGTCCGCCTGCGACGGCAGCTCGATCACGCTGCTCGAAGCCATGGCCATGGGCCTGCCGGCGATCGTGCCCGACGTCGGCGGAAACCGCGAGTGGGTCAGTCAGGGCGTGAACGGCTGGCGCTACCCGCCCGGCGACGTCGATACGCTGGCCCGCACGCTGCTCGCGGCGCTCTCCAGTGAGCAACTGAGCGAGATCGCCGGCGAAAACTTCGCGCTGGCCCACTCCCGTGCCGACTGGCGGCTCCACGCGCAGACGCTGCTCGACGCCTACGAACGCATCCTCCAGGAAGAGGCCAAAGGAGGTTTTCAACCCCATGCAATCCAACGAACTGCTCATCGGCAGCCGGCGCATCGGCCGCGATCAGCCGACGTACTTTATCGCTGA
- the yhhX gene encoding putative oxidoreductase YhhX, whose protein sequence is MPTCARSPSVETGLYRAAVVGCGRIGCGFDDDSRRGYVASHAGALHRSPRFELAALCDVDFDRVRQYSEKLGVEGRYRDFRVLLDEESPDLLSVCTHADTHEQIVVTAADAGVRAILCEKPLAPTLDAADRMIRACQQRGALLFTGHQRRFDPAHRAAADALRTGALGSVQQVTCYYTAGIHNTGTHLLDLLRLLFGDALWVQGAYSHAAAPDPRDPNIDAIIAFEHAPRVVLSACDVRHYTVFEVDVLAAEGRLRIGSHGFDFEFEAAAPHPRFSGYRGLERTSAPFEVDSPREFLLATMDHIAACLDGQATPCSTGVDGRMALELILALKESADHGGRTISLP, encoded by the coding sequence ATGCCCACGTGCGCCAGAAGCCCGTCCGTTGAAACCGGCCTCTATCGAGCCGCCGTCGTCGGCTGCGGCCGCATCGGCTGCGGCTTCGATGACGATTCGCGACGCGGCTATGTCGCCAGCCACGCCGGCGCGCTGCATCGCAGCCCGCGCTTCGAGCTGGCGGCGCTGTGCGACGTCGATTTCGACCGCGTGCGGCAGTACTCCGAGAAACTCGGCGTCGAGGGCCGCTATCGCGATTTCCGCGTGCTGCTGGACGAGGAATCGCCGGACCTGCTCTCCGTCTGCACGCACGCCGACACGCATGAGCAGATCGTCGTCACCGCGGCGGACGCGGGCGTGAGGGCGATCCTGTGTGAAAAGCCGCTCGCTCCGACGCTGGACGCGGCTGATCGCATGATCCGCGCCTGCCAGCAGCGCGGCGCCCTGCTGTTCACCGGCCATCAGCGGCGCTTCGACCCGGCCCACCGCGCCGCGGCCGATGCGCTGCGCACCGGCGCGCTGGGAAGCGTGCAGCAGGTCACCTGCTACTACACCGCCGGCATTCACAACACCGGAACGCACCTGCTGGACCTCTTGCGGCTGCTTTTCGGCGATGCGCTCTGGGTGCAGGGCGCCTACAGCCATGCCGCCGCGCCCGACCCGCGCGATCCGAACATCGATGCGATCATCGCGTTCGAGCACGCTCCGCGCGTGGTGCTCTCCGCTTGCGACGTGCGGCATTACACGGTTTTCGAGGTGGATGTGCTCGCAGCCGAGGGCCGGCTGCGGATTGGCTCGCACGGTTTCGACTTCGAGTTCGAAGCTGCGGCGCCGCATCCGCGCTTTTCAGGCTATCGCGGACTGGAGCGGACGAGTGCGCCGTTTGAGGTCGACAGCCCGCGCGAGTTCCTGTTGGCGACGATGGACCACATCGCCGCCTGCCTCGACGGCCAGGCGACGCCCTGCTCGACCGGCGTCGACGGCCGCATGGCGTTGGAGTTGATCCTCGCGCTGAAGGAGTCAGCCGACCACGGCGGCAGGACGATCAGCCTGCCGTAG
- the yicI_3 gene encoding Alpha-xylosidase, which translates to MKQTSLALILAAATALGAPSVAQAGPPQLRGVSAEHALRVTCLRDDIIYFEFAAADAADAPAAPPTPMVAMTDWPGPTTIEPTDRSSFRTPAVQVSFDPASLALTILDLASVRPLELLTLRPLCLSPDGCEMSIRTQCDANAYGLGEQFDRPGESDGDWIGRVRKPGNAYGNGMEKFDGAWIGNAQFPILYALGDGFDNVALFIDDVHAERWDFRGQPWSFRTTGPRIAGYIITGPNLPDLRRDFMQIVGRPPVPPDEFFGLWVSEYGYESWDELEGVLQTLRQHDFPLDGFVLDLQWFGGITLHSEKSRMGRVAWDTERFPQPAHKLRELREKYNVGVIPIEESYISRGLPEHPTLAERGYLVRGRNGDSPLLLDEWWGVGGMLDWTSAAAADFWHDLKRQPLVEDGVFGHWIDLGEPENFHPWARYAAQGATGPDHAANANLYNFRWAESIARGYARHDVGRAPVILSRSGTCGIQRFGAAMWSGDIASRLSSLAAHLNVQMHMSLSGVDYFGADCGGFRRDRLDGDEDEMYTVWLAHAALLDFPLRPHTSNLENRYPTAPDRIGDLRSNLHNVRLRYALRPYLLELARRAATDGEPIAPPLVYYFQDDPAVRRMADQKMLGPRLMVVCAPWYGATVRDVYLPRGVWRDCYSGREYRSAGECIRDVPLRDAEGVFRLPLFERLDARLDGEAAIAR; encoded by the coding sequence ATGAAACAAACGTCTCTCGCCTTGATTCTCGCCGCCGCAACCGCCCTGGGCGCGCCGTCCGTCGCACAGGCTGGTCCGCCGCAACTACGCGGCGTCTCGGCCGAGCACGCGCTGCGCGTGACCTGCCTGCGCGACGACATCATCTACTTCGAATTCGCCGCCGCGGACGCGGCCGATGCTCCCGCCGCGCCCCCGACGCCGATGGTCGCCATGACCGACTGGCCCGGACCGACGACAATCGAGCCGACGGATCGGAGTAGTTTTCGCACACCGGCGGTCCAGGTGAGTTTCGATCCCGCATCGCTCGCTCTGACGATTCTCGACCTCGCAAGCGTCCGCCCGCTCGAACTGCTGACGCTTCGACCGCTGTGCCTCTCGCCCGACGGCTGCGAAATGTCCATCCGCACGCAATGCGACGCCAACGCCTACGGCCTGGGCGAGCAGTTCGATCGGCCGGGCGAATCCGACGGCGACTGGATCGGGCGCGTCCGGAAGCCGGGCAACGCCTACGGCAACGGGATGGAGAAGTTCGACGGCGCCTGGATCGGCAACGCCCAGTTCCCGATCCTCTACGCACTGGGGGATGGATTCGACAACGTCGCGCTCTTCATCGACGACGTGCACGCCGAGCGCTGGGACTTTCGCGGCCAGCCGTGGAGTTTCCGCACAACCGGCCCGCGGATCGCCGGCTACATCATCACCGGCCCGAACCTACCCGACCTGCGGCGCGACTTCATGCAGATCGTCGGCCGCCCGCCCGTGCCGCCGGACGAGTTCTTCGGCCTCTGGGTCTCTGAGTACGGCTACGAATCCTGGGATGAGCTGGAGGGCGTGCTCCAGACGCTCAGGCAGCACGACTTCCCGCTCGACGGATTCGTGCTCGACCTGCAATGGTTCGGCGGCATCACGCTGCACAGCGAAAAGAGCCGCATGGGCCGCGTCGCGTGGGACACGGAGCGCTTCCCGCAGCCGGCCCACAAGCTGCGCGAGCTGCGCGAAAAGTACAACGTCGGCGTGATTCCGATCGAGGAGTCCTACATCTCGCGCGGCTTGCCGGAGCACCCCACGCTTGCCGAGCGCGGCTATCTCGTTCGCGGCCGCAACGGCGATTCACCGCTCCTGCTCGACGAATGGTGGGGCGTCGGCGGCATGCTCGACTGGACCTCCGCCGCCGCGGCCGATTTCTGGCATGATCTGAAACGCCAGCCGCTGGTCGAAGACGGCGTCTTCGGGCACTGGATTGACCTGGGCGAGCCGGAGAACTTTCATCCGTGGGCGCGCTACGCCGCGCAGGGCGCGACTGGCCCCGATCACGCCGCCAACGCCAATCTCTACAACTTCCGCTGGGCCGAAAGCATCGCTCGCGGGTACGCCCGCCACGATGTCGGCCGCGCCCCGGTGATCCTCTCGCGCAGCGGAACCTGCGGCATCCAGCGCTTCGGCGCCGCGATGTGGTCCGGTGACATCGCCTCGCGCCTCTCCAGCCTCGCCGCCCACCTGAACGTGCAGATGCACATGTCGCTCTCGGGCGTGGACTACTTCGGCGCCGATTGCGGCGGGTTCCGCCGCGACCGACTGGACGGCGACGAAGATGAGATGTACACCGTCTGGCTGGCGCATGCCGCTTTGCTGGATTTCCCGCTTCGCCCACACACGTCGAACCTTGAAAACCGCTACCCCACCGCGCCGGACAGGATCGGCGACCTCCGCAGCAACCTGCACAACGTGCGGCTGCGCTACGCCCTGCGGCCCTACCTTCTGGAACTCGCCCGCCGGGCCGCGACCGACGGCGAACCGATCGCCCCGCCGCTGGTCTACTACTTCCAGGACGACCCGGCCGTCCGCCGCATGGCGGACCAGAAGATGCTCGGCCCGCGGCTGATGGTGGTCTGCGCGCCGTGGTATGGCGCGACGGTCCGCGACGTGTATCTCCCGCGCGGGGTGTGGCGCGACTGCTACAGCGGGCGCGAGTATCGCAGCGCCGGCGAGTGCATCCGCGACGTGCCGCTGCGCGACGCGGAAGGCGTCTTTCGGCTTCCGCTCTTCGAACGCCTTGACGCTCGGTTGGATGGCGAAGCGGCGATTGCGCGATAA
- the rpoE_10 gene encoding ECF RNA polymerase sigma-E factor — MPRVENSLRTAPVPQNTADADRSLVADFDTQLMLQLRAGDTDAAAALVRRNLPRVARYVARVVRNPRVVEDLSQDVFVQVLSNARRYRPTARFSTWLYRIATNVAIDYLRRTRAQKPAAELNAGDAASMPLRDRSLNQPERLVFQKELQAAVGNALDRLPPNQRVALTLFELEDFSYEQIAAVLDVTVDAVRSLLPRAKESLRAQLQHVR, encoded by the coding sequence ATGCCGCGCGTTGAAAACTCGCTGCGGACCGCGCCGGTACCGCAGAACACCGCCGACGCCGACCGCTCGCTGGTCGCCGACTTCGATACGCAGCTCATGCTGCAACTTCGAGCCGGCGACACCGATGCCGCGGCTGCGCTCGTGCGGCGGAACCTGCCGCGGGTCGCCCGGTACGTCGCCCGGGTCGTGCGGAACCCGCGTGTGGTTGAGGATCTGTCGCAAGACGTCTTCGTGCAGGTCCTGTCGAACGCCCGCCGCTACCGGCCGACCGCCCGGTTCTCCACGTGGCTGTATCGCATCGCAACCAACGTCGCGATCGACTATCTCCGCCGCACGCGCGCACAAAAGCCCGCCGCCGAGCTGAATGCCGGCGACGCGGCCTCCATGCCGTTGCGGGACCGTTCGCTGAATCAGCCGGAACGCCTCGTCTTTCAAAAAGAGCTACAGGCGGCCGTGGGCAACGCGCTGGACCGGCTGCCGCCGAATCAGCGCGTGGCGCTGACGCTTTTCGAGCTGGAAGACTTCTCGTATGAGCAGATCGCAGCGGTGCTCGACGTCACCGTCGACGCCGTTCGCAGCCTGCTGCCGCGGGCCAAGGAATCGCTCCGCGCGCAGCTTCAACACGTCAGGTAA
- a CDS encoding Methyltransferase domain protein, with protein sequence MLDLSVTESATTRTAAGAKTAAAPIDAAERMRHALALAARRGHRTAALLGAGRHTLRVLSALYDPPLRIAGFIDDRAEPGAHVCGWRVVRPAEAAALEATALILNSDACEVALWARRGEFETMGMEVFRLYPELDCTSGGNAAPGQRQPGAALTASPAAIRQYWQSRGDAGAGEENSPRTYLRRVGWSALLADAIARRGVPLDAAILEPGCNVGRNLAYLMYCGYRNLHGIDVNPLVGRAMRDFFPELATCVTLTTGAVEDVLTGFADRSFDVVFTLATLMCIAPDAEGVFDEMARVCRRLLCTLEFEGRDGPRHFGRDYARVFGRRGWREVESLAFRRAGADLTNLFELEPDYTLRVFER encoded by the coding sequence ATGCTCGATCTTTCCGTAACGGAATCCGCCACGACTCGCACAGCGGCGGGCGCAAAAACCGCCGCTGCTCCGATTGACGCGGCGGAGCGGATGCGGCACGCGCTGGCCCTGGCGGCGCGGCGCGGGCATCGCACGGCAGCGCTGCTTGGTGCGGGGCGACACACGCTGAGAGTGCTATCCGCGCTCTACGACCCGCCGTTGCGGATCGCGGGGTTCATCGATGATCGGGCGGAGCCGGGGGCGCACGTGTGCGGCTGGCGTGTCGTGCGACCGGCGGAGGCGGCGGCGCTGGAAGCGACCGCGCTGATCCTCAATAGCGACGCCTGCGAGGTTGCGCTCTGGGCGCGGCGCGGAGAGTTCGAGACGATGGGGATGGAGGTGTTTCGGCTCTATCCGGAATTGGATTGCACGTCCGGCGGAAACGCCGCGCCGGGCCAGCGGCAGCCGGGTGCCGCCTTGACCGCATCTCCCGCCGCGATCCGGCAATACTGGCAGTCGCGCGGCGACGCGGGCGCCGGCGAAGAGAACTCGCCGCGGACGTATCTGCGGCGCGTCGGCTGGAGCGCGCTGCTGGCCGACGCCATCGCTCGCCGCGGCGTCCCGCTGGACGCGGCGATTCTCGAACCCGGCTGCAACGTCGGCCGGAATCTCGCGTACCTGATGTACTGCGGCTATCGAAACCTGCACGGCATCGACGTGAATCCGCTCGTCGGCCGTGCGATGCGTGATTTTTTCCCTGAACTGGCGACGTGTGTGACGCTCACGACCGGGGCGGTCGAGGATGTCCTGACTGGGTTCGCCGACCGGTCGTTTGACGTCGTGTTCACGCTGGCGACGCTGATGTGCATTGCGCCGGATGCGGAGGGGGTGTTCGACGAAATGGCGCGCGTGTGCAGGCGGTTACTATGTACGCTGGAGTTTGAAGGGCGCGACGGCCCGCGGCACTTCGGGCGCGATTATGCGCGCGTCTTCGGGCGTCGCGGCTGGCGTGAGGTCGAGTCGCTCGCATTCCGTCGCGCGGGGGCCGACCTGACTAACCTGTTCGAGCTGGAGCCCGACTACACGTTGCGCGTCTTTGAGCGCTGA
- the kpsU gene encoding 3-deoxy-manno-octulosonate cytidylyltransferase: MKIVATIEARMGSSRLPGKSLTPILGRPMLELLIERLRRSRRVQQVVVATTTAPEDAVIQGLAQKLEVGCFRGSSDDVLDRVLQAATRHKADLIVEITGDCPLIDPQIVDQVVETFLRGEYDYVSNTLQRTYPRGLDTQVFPTRVLAEVAALTQDPADREHVSLYIYEHPERYRLGNVAAPAELHNPDMRWTVDTPEDLALITSIYERLYRKNPGFASTDVMNLLNTDRNLASTNAHVRQKPVR, from the coding sequence ATGAAAATCGTCGCCACCATCGAAGCCCGAATGGGCTCCAGCCGCCTGCCCGGCAAATCGCTGACGCCCATCCTCGGCCGGCCGATGCTTGAACTGCTGATCGAACGCCTCCGCCGTTCGCGTCGCGTGCAGCAGGTCGTCGTCGCCACCACGACGGCGCCCGAGGACGCCGTCATTCAAGGGCTGGCCCAGAAGCTCGAAGTCGGCTGCTTCCGCGGCAGCTCCGATGACGTGCTCGACCGCGTCCTGCAGGCCGCGACGCGCCACAAGGCCGACCTGATCGTCGAGATCACCGGCGACTGCCCGCTGATCGACCCGCAGATCGTGGACCAGGTGGTCGAGACGTTCCTGCGCGGCGAGTACGACTACGTCAGCAACACGCTGCAGCGCACTTACCCGCGCGGCCTCGACACGCAGGTCTTCCCCACCCGCGTGCTGGCCGAAGTCGCCGCGCTCACGCAGGACCCGGCCGACCGCGAGCACGTTTCGCTCTACATCTATGAGCACCCCGAGCGCTACCGCCTCGGCAACGTCGCCGCTCCCGCTGAGCTGCACAATCCCGACATGCGCTGGACGGTCGACACGCCCGAAGACCTGGCGCTGATCACGTCGATCTACGAGCGGCTGTACCGGAAGAACCCGGGCTTTGCGTCGACCGACGTCATGAACCTGCTGAACACCGACCGGAACCTTGCGAGCACCAATGCCCACGTGCGCCAGAAGCCCGTCCGTTGA
- a CDS encoding Glycosyl transferase family 2, translating to MPLATFVIPTSRPPQQLIACLDAIAKLELDPQDLQVAAVINGVLAPRDFGRSYPFQLVVESIAQPNISAAKNRALQHARGEWVFLINDDTYVQPDFVRMHLEMHERLSRPAMVLGRSIWKTWADQTIFDRLVAETSMIFFYDRLQPGRPYNFRHAWNLNLSVRRRYLEAMPFDEQLSPMFYEDIEWAYRVQQVFELDVYYAPDAISLHDHRYTLDGYLNREVNMGQAAPRLWRANPDCFRAVYGADLDAAYLDYCRAYIERDGRSDESLQLLRELTARPAAALSGTPQEQMLQLQLLYQAHLPLKRRAFRRGLLDAMHATALNVEPDAEPAAAVFEETI from the coding sequence ATGCCGCTGGCCACATTCGTCATTCCCACCAGCCGCCCGCCGCAGCAGCTCATCGCCTGTCTTGACGCCATCGCCAAGCTGGAACTCGACCCGCAGGACTTGCAGGTGGCGGCCGTAATCAACGGCGTGCTCGCGCCGCGCGACTTCGGCCGTTCCTACCCGTTCCAACTCGTGGTCGAGTCGATCGCCCAGCCCAACATTTCCGCCGCCAAGAACCGCGCGCTCCAGCACGCTCGCGGCGAGTGGGTGTTTCTGATCAATGACGACACGTATGTCCAGCCGGACTTCGTGCGGATGCACCTGGAGATGCACGAGCGTCTGAGCCGCCCGGCGATGGTGCTGGGCCGTTCGATATGGAAGACCTGGGCGGACCAGACGATCTTTGACCGCCTGGTCGCCGAGACGTCGATGATCTTTTTTTATGACCGGCTCCAGCCCGGCCGGCCTTACAACTTCCGGCACGCCTGGAACCTCAACCTGTCGGTGCGGCGGCGTTATTTGGAGGCCATGCCGTTCGACGAGCAGCTCAGCCCCATGTTCTATGAGGACATCGAGTGGGCCTACCGCGTGCAGCAGGTGTTCGAGCTGGACGTGTACTACGCGCCCGACGCGATCTCGCTGCACGACCATCGCTACACGCTGGACGGCTATCTCAATCGAGAGGTCAACATGGGACAGGCCGCGCCGCGGCTGTGGCGCGCCAATCCGGATTGCTTTCGCGCGGTGTACGGGGCCGACCTGGACGCCGCGTATCTCGACTACTGCCGCGCGTACATCGAGCGCGACGGCCGATCGGACGAATCGCTGCAGCTTCTTCGCGAACTGACGGCGCGGCCGGCGGCGGCGCTCTCCGGCACGCCGCAAGAACAGATGCTACAGCTTCAGTTGCTCTATCAGGCGCACCTGCCGCTGAAACGCCGCGCATTTCGGCGCGGGCTGCTGGACGCGATGCACGCGACGGCGCTGAACGTGGAACCCGACGCGGAGCCCGCCGCCGCGGTCTTCGAGGAGACGATCTGA
- the pseB gene encoding UDP-N-acetylglucosamine 4,6-dehydratase (inverting), giving the protein MNWGNATVLITGGTGSFGRHFAAVLLAEQRPAKVIIYSRDECKQHDMRIGGFDGPSLRYFIGDVRDAERLRRAMRGVDVVVHAAALKQVPACEYNPMEAVATNITGARNVIDAALDCRVSRVLALSTDKATEPINIYGATKLVAEKLFVHANVYSGDGSTTFACVRYGNVLGSRGSVVPLFREQRKTGTLTITDGRMTRFWMTLDQGVRFVISCVERMHGGEVFIPRLPSMKLVDLARAIAPECRMNFIGIRPGEKLHESLLSEDEARMARELSDRFVMLPADPHWSRGVWEKLGPPPPEGFSYRSDNNADWLTGPQILELIEESPSPDVPAVTASVATRFVASQENAHVLQPATVGVAS; this is encoded by the coding sequence ATGAACTGGGGCAACGCGACGGTGCTGATCACGGGCGGAACCGGCTCTTTCGGCCGACACTTCGCCGCCGTTTTGCTGGCCGAGCAGCGCCCGGCCAAGGTCATCATCTACAGCCGCGACGAGTGCAAACAGCACGACATGCGCATCGGCGGCTTTGATGGTCCCAGCCTGCGCTACTTCATCGGCGACGTACGCGACGCCGAGCGGTTGCGGCGGGCGATGCGCGGCGTGGACGTCGTCGTTCACGCGGCGGCGCTGAAGCAGGTGCCGGCCTGCGAGTACAACCCGATGGAGGCGGTGGCGACGAACATCACCGGGGCGCGGAACGTCATTGACGCAGCCCTGGACTGCCGCGTTTCGCGTGTGCTGGCGCTGTCCACCGACAAGGCCACCGAGCCGATCAACATCTATGGCGCCACCAAGCTTGTCGCCGAGAAACTCTTCGTGCACGCCAACGTCTACAGCGGCGACGGCTCGACCACATTTGCCTGCGTGCGCTACGGCAACGTGCTGGGCAGCCGCGGAAGCGTCGTGCCGCTCTTTCGCGAGCAGCGCAAGACGGGAACGCTGACGATCACCGACGGCCGCATGACGCGCTTCTGGATGACGCTCGACCAGGGCGTGCGCTTCGTGATCTCGTGCGTCGAGCGCATGCACGGCGGCGAGGTGTTCATTCCGCGCCTGCCGAGCATGAAGCTGGTCGACCTGGCCCGCGCGATCGCGCCCGAATGCCGGATGAACTTCATCGGCATCCGCCCCGGCGAGAAGCTGCACGAGTCGCTGCTCTCTGAGGACGAAGCCCGCATGGCCCGCGAGCTTTCCGACCGCTTCGTGATGCTGCCGGCCGACCCGCACTGGTCACGCGGCGTGTGGGAGAAGCTCGGCCCGCCGCCGCCGGAGGGCTTCTCGTATCGCAGCGACAACAACGCGGACTGGCTGACGGGGCCGCAGATTCTGGAGCTGATCGAAGAGTCGCCGTCGCCGGACGTGCCGGCCGTCACCGCAAGCGTGGCGACGAGGTTCGTGGCGAGTCAGGAGAACGCACACGTTTTGCAGCCGGCGACCGTCGGCGTCGCCTCCTGA
- the stsC gene encoding L-glutamine:scyllo-inosose aminotransferase, which translates to MNDSPQKLALLGGPKTRHTPFPPHPVIGKEEKQAVLDVLSRGKLSTFLAVPGEYFNGGAEIRRFEREFADYHGVRFAVAFNSATAALHAAVAAVGVQPGEEVIVPPYTFTSTATCALMHNAIPVFADIDDTYFCLDPAAVARSVSPLTRALIPVHLFGGTADMDGLLAVARKHNLKVIEDCAQAPGAEYRGRKVGAIGDCGVFSFTESKTITSGEGGMLITSDEQIAEVVRMVRNHGEIILDGQKERTYRSTILGWNYRMTEMDAALGRVQFGRLDTLNAVRRDLCGYLSRQLSGLPGLTPPAVRADCTHGFYLYAMKFDPATAGISRSQFLHAVQAEGLPIAAGYVRPLYLNPIYQENRAAAFAFYRGQARYEKGLCAVTERMHEQELLTLSVLRAPATRADVDDFVAAFKKVLGGAAEIRNAGTIETLQGSARHAPGPAPAKLFPSRDREGAVA; encoded by the coding sequence ATGAACGACTCGCCCCAGAAACTCGCCCTCCTCGGCGGCCCGAAAACGCGACACACTCCCTTCCCGCCGCATCCGGTGATCGGCAAAGAGGAGAAACAGGCCGTCCTCGACGTGTTGAGCCGCGGCAAGCTCTCCACGTTCCTCGCCGTTCCGGGCGAGTACTTCAACGGCGGCGCAGAGATTCGGCGCTTCGAGCGCGAGTTCGCCGACTATCACGGCGTGCGCTTCGCGGTCGCGTTCAATTCGGCGACCGCCGCGCTTCACGCCGCCGTCGCCGCCGTCGGCGTGCAGCCCGGGGAGGAAGTCATCGTTCCGCCCTACACATTCACGTCGACCGCCACGTGCGCGTTGATGCACAACGCCATCCCCGTCTTCGCGGACATCGACGATACGTACTTCTGCCTCGACCCCGCCGCCGTCGCGCGCAGCGTCAGCCCGCTGACGCGCGCCCTGATCCCGGTGCACCTCTTCGGCGGCACGGCGGATATGGACGGCTTGCTGGCGGTCGCCCGCAAACACAACCTGAAAGTGATCGAAGACTGCGCCCAAGCCCCCGGCGCCGAGTACCGCGGCCGAAAGGTCGGCGCCATCGGCGACTGTGGCGTCTTCAGCTTTACCGAGTCAAAGACGATCACCAGCGGCGAAGGCGGCATGCTCATCACCAGCGACGAGCAGATCGCCGAAGTCGTCCGCATGGTCCGAAACCACGGCGAGATCATCCTCGACGGCCAGAAGGAACGCACCTACCGCTCGACGATCCTCGGCTGGAACTACCGCATGACCGAGATGGACGCCGCGCTGGGTCGCGTGCAGTTCGGACGGCTCGACACGCTCAACGCGGTCCGCCGCGATCTATGCGGCTACCTCTCGCGGCAGCTTTCCGGCCTGCCCGGCCTGACGCCGCCGGCGGTTCGAGCCGATTGCACGCATGGGTTCTACCTGTACGCGATGAAATTCGACCCCGCCACGGCTGGCATCTCGCGTAGCCAGTTCCTGCACGCGGTCCAGGCGGAGGGGTTGCCGATCGCCGCCGGCTATGTGCGGCCGCTCTACCTGAATCCAATCTACCAGGAGAACCGCGCCGCGGCGTTCGCGTTCTACCGCGGCCAGGCGCGCTATGAGAAGGGCCTTTGTGCGGTGACCGAGCGCATGCACGAGCAGGAGCTGCTGACCTTGAGCGTGCTGCGCGCCCCGGCGACGCGCGCGGACGTGGATGACTTCGTGGCCGCGTTCAAAAAAGTGCTCGGCGGCGCCGCCGAGATTCGCAACGCCGGCACGATCGAAACGTTGCAGGGAAGCGCGAGACACGCGCCCGGGCCCGCGCCTGCGAAGCTCTTTCCGAGCCGCGACCGTGAGGGAGCGGTGGCTTAA